Proteins found in one Serinicoccus marinus DSM 15273 genomic segment:
- a CDS encoding tetratricopeptide repeat protein, with amino-acid sequence MGDFEDMLRGLDGTGADEPRGEGRGDAVSLPSDEQLDDHARYDRATFAFETKDYLRAAALLEPLAQADPGNAEVRLLLARSYYHSARLGPAETELRAMVERWPSDAYAHLVLARTLQRAGRAEEGAPHLKMAEAMGLDV; translated from the coding sequence ATGGGCGACTTCGAGGACATGCTGCGGGGGCTGGACGGGACCGGCGCCGACGAGCCACGGGGTGAGGGACGCGGCGACGCTGTGTCGCTGCCGTCGGACGAGCAGCTCGACGACCACGCGCGCTACGACCGGGCGACCTTCGCCTTCGAGACCAAGGACTACCTGAGGGCCGCTGCCCTGCTCGAGCCGCTGGCGCAGGCGGACCCGGGCAACGCGGAGGTGCGCCTGCTGCTCGCGCGCAGCTACTACCACTCCGCGCGGCTGGGCCCGGCGGAGACCGAGCTGCGGGCCATGGTCGAGCGCTGGCCGAGCGACGCCTACGCCCACCTCGTGCTGGCCCGGACCCTGCAGCGCGCGGGCCGCGCCGAGGAGGGGGCGCCGCACCTCAAGATGGCCGAGGCGATGGGGCTGGATGTCTGA
- a CDS encoding dolichyl-phosphate-mannose--protein mannosyltransferase — translation MESLRARLLGPAPATLTSQRRAAALGILLLTLVGGALRFWRLGYPDRLVFDETYYVKQGWSLIRFGHEREIKSGLEEPDALWTAGDPDVFGDQPDLIVHPPVGKWMIGLGELVTGPESSTGWRLSAATVGTLSIALLGVAAWLLWRNALLAISAATLLAVDGHHFASSRIGLLDIFLMWWVLLAFVLLLLDREQGRRRLTARWGPWWERTHGPGVSVPRSPWARARRWWGPSLGIRWWRLAAGVCLGLAIGTKWSGLYFLAVFGLMTVAWDLGARRAAGARDWLAGTVVRDGIPAFLLMVPTALLTYVASWAGWFATAGGWKRQWAVENPAPSGSLVGLVPDPLRSLWAYHQEQWNFHIDLANDHAWKSNPWSWTVQWRPTLFYAEWPERGEKGCEAAECVEYIASLGNVVLWWGGTVGLLVVAFLWLLGRDWRAGAALSGIVAGWLPWLLYQTRTVYSFYAVAFVPWLVLVVVCCLGLVLGRADASPARRRWGAVAVIGYLTLAAACFAWYWPVHTAITIPREAWNLRMWFDFWT, via the coding sequence ATGGAGTCACTGCGGGCGCGCCTGCTCGGCCCGGCGCCCGCGACGCTCACCTCGCAACGCCGTGCCGCGGCGCTCGGGATCCTGCTGCTGACCCTCGTCGGCGGGGCGCTGCGCTTCTGGCGACTCGGCTACCCCGACCGGCTCGTCTTCGACGAGACCTACTACGTCAAGCAGGGGTGGTCGCTGATCCGCTTCGGCCACGAGCGGGAGATCAAGAGCGGGCTGGAGGAGCCGGACGCGCTCTGGACGGCGGGCGACCCGGACGTCTTCGGCGACCAGCCCGACCTCATCGTCCACCCGCCCGTCGGCAAGTGGATGATCGGGCTCGGCGAGCTCGTCACCGGGCCCGAGTCGTCCACCGGCTGGCGACTGTCGGCCGCCACCGTCGGGACGCTGTCGATCGCGCTGCTCGGCGTCGCGGCGTGGCTGCTGTGGCGCAACGCGCTGCTGGCGATCAGCGCCGCGACCCTGCTCGCGGTTGACGGGCACCACTTCGCGTCCTCGCGCATCGGGCTGCTCGACATCTTCCTCATGTGGTGGGTGCTCCTGGCCTTCGTCCTGCTCCTGCTGGACCGGGAGCAGGGGCGCCGCCGGCTCACCGCGCGCTGGGGGCCGTGGTGGGAGCGCACGCACGGTCCCGGCGTGAGCGTGCCCCGGTCGCCCTGGGCGCGCGCCCGCCGCTGGTGGGGGCCCAGCCTCGGGATCCGGTGGTGGCGCCTGGCCGCGGGGGTATGCCTGGGCCTGGCGATCGGGACCAAGTGGTCCGGGCTCTACTTCCTCGCCGTCTTCGGGCTGATGACCGTCGCCTGGGACCTCGGCGCTCGCCGGGCCGCCGGGGCGCGGGACTGGCTCGCGGGCACTGTGGTGCGCGACGGCATACCCGCCTTCCTGCTCATGGTGCCGACCGCGTTGCTCACGTATGTCGCGAGCTGGGCCGGGTGGTTCGCGACCGCCGGGGGGTGGAAGCGGCAGTGGGCGGTCGAGAACCCGGCCCCGTCGGGCAGCCTGGTCGGGCTCGTGCCGGACCCGCTGCGCTCGCTGTGGGCCTACCACCAGGAGCAGTGGAACTTCCACATCGACCTGGCCAACGACCACGCCTGGAAGTCCAACCCGTGGAGCTGGACGGTGCAATGGCGGCCCACGCTCTTCTACGCCGAGTGGCCCGAACGCGGCGAGAAGGGGTGCGAGGCCGCCGAGTGCGTGGAGTACATCGCCTCGCTCGGCAACGTCGTGCTCTGGTGGGGCGGCACGGTCGGCCTGCTGGTCGTGGCGTTCCTATGGCTGCTGGGGCGGGACTGGCGGGCGGGCGCCGCGCTCTCCGGGATCGTCGCCGGCTGGCTGCCGTGGCTCCTCTACCAGACGCGGACCGTCTACAGCTTCTACGCGGTCGCCTTCGTGCCCTGGCTGGTGCTCGTGGTGGTGTGCTGCCTCGGGCTGGTGCTCGGCCGCGCCGACGCCTCACCGGCGCGCCGCCGCTGGGGCGCGGTCGCGGTGATCGGCTACCTGACGCTGGCCGCGGCCTGCTTCGCGTGGTACTGGCCGGTCCACACCGCCATCACGATCCCGCGCGAGGCTTGGAATCTGCGCATGTGGTTCGACTTCTGGACCTGA
- a CDS encoding succinate dehydrogenase/fumarate reductase iron-sulfur subunit produces MRIALKIWRQEGPADTGRMVDYRLDEVSEDSSFLEMLDLLNEGLIADGEEPVAFDSDCREGICGMCGVVINGEAHGPERTTTCQLHMRSFNDGDEIVIEPWRADAFPVIKDLCVDRTSFDRIIQAGGYISANTGSAPDAHATPVPKKDADRAFMAAECIGCGACVAACPNASGMLFMGAKVTHLGELPQGQPERDARVVAMTAQHDLEGFGGCTNLGECTRACPKGIPLNVIGQLNGDYRRAGYGASAGD; encoded by the coding sequence GTGAGGATCGCGCTGAAGATCTGGCGCCAGGAGGGTCCCGCCGACACGGGCCGGATGGTGGACTATCGGCTCGACGAGGTGAGCGAGGACAGCTCCTTCCTGGAGATGCTGGACCTGCTCAACGAGGGGCTCATCGCCGACGGCGAGGAGCCGGTCGCCTTCGACTCCGACTGCCGCGAGGGCATCTGCGGCATGTGCGGCGTCGTCATCAACGGCGAGGCGCACGGCCCCGAGCGCACCACGACGTGCCAGCTGCACATGCGCAGCTTCAACGACGGCGACGAGATCGTCATCGAGCCCTGGCGTGCCGACGCCTTCCCGGTCATCAAGGACCTCTGCGTCGACCGCACCTCCTTCGATCGGATCATCCAGGCCGGCGGCTACATCTCCGCCAACACCGGCTCCGCCCCGGACGCGCACGCGACCCCCGTGCCCAAGAAGGACGCCGACCGCGCCTTCATGGCCGCCGAGTGCATCGGCTGCGGCGCCTGCGTCGCGGCCTGCCCCAACGCCTCCGGCATGCTCTTCATGGGAGCCAAGGTCACCCACCTCGGCGAGCTGCCGCAGGGCCAGCCCGAGCGCGACGCCCGGGTGGTCGCCATGACGGCCCAGCACGACCTCGAGGGCTTCGGCGGCTGCACCAACCTGGGCGAGTGCACCCGCGCCTGCCCCAAGGGCATCCCGCTCAACGTCATCGGCCAGCTCAACGGCGACTACCGCCGGGCCGGCTACGGCGCCTCCGCCGGCGACTGA
- a CDS encoding sodium:solute symporter family protein, which produces MRVTETVLVGLYLLGMTVVGVYFYRRARRSEDDYFTAGRSIGTFVGAFAIFAAIASSSSVMGAVGGGVALGLPYFATYAFGVIAALPLVIFLVAAQLSRSGVRTVPDFFRQRFGTAVQVTAAVIVVVAMTFYLVPQLTASGLIGSYVLGIDYQTAVIVLGLGFTLYAALGGMWAITYTDLIQGMILLVGVMLVALSILVAHDGDLAGLLDEALAVDPAFGTVTQPWMSYFGLFVAFIWFGIISPSVVMRNFASRSAFVARRSSMWATLIYTTLFLCGAVVAIAGAAMGRVDELENRDFIFILAIEEYLPTILAGVMLAGLLAAIMSSADAMLLAISAGVAHDIYKGVLNRQASERFVTGLGLVMMFVAVGIGIVIAVDPPGLIAVMVGWVGGFLLSSFGAPLVLGLWWRRATSAGALAAMLGGAGVFVVLMLGGWLPTNAEPVLAAPASLAIMIVVSLLTGPATREQRELVDRYHAVAPGAGASD; this is translated from the coding sequence ATGAGGGTCACCGAGACCGTCCTCGTCGGGCTCTACCTGCTCGGCATGACCGTGGTGGGCGTCTACTTCTACCGCCGCGCCCGACGCTCCGAGGACGACTACTTCACCGCCGGGCGGTCCATCGGCACCTTCGTGGGCGCCTTCGCCATCTTCGCCGCGATCGCCAGCTCGAGCTCGGTCATGGGGGCCGTCGGCGGTGGCGTCGCGCTGGGCCTGCCCTACTTCGCGACGTATGCCTTCGGCGTCATCGCGGCGCTGCCCCTGGTCATCTTCCTGGTCGCGGCCCAGCTCAGCCGGTCCGGGGTGCGGACGGTCCCCGACTTCTTCCGGCAGCGCTTCGGCACGGCGGTGCAGGTCACGGCGGCCGTCATCGTCGTCGTGGCGATGACCTTCTACCTCGTGCCGCAGCTCACCGCGTCCGGCCTCATCGGGTCCTACGTGCTGGGCATCGACTACCAGACCGCGGTCATCGTCCTGGGCCTGGGGTTCACGCTGTATGCCGCGCTCGGCGGCATGTGGGCCATCACCTACACCGACCTCATCCAGGGCATGATCCTGCTGGTCGGCGTGATGCTCGTGGCGCTGTCGATCCTCGTGGCGCACGACGGTGACCTGGCCGGGCTGCTCGACGAGGCGCTGGCCGTGGACCCGGCCTTCGGCACCGTCACCCAGCCGTGGATGTCCTACTTCGGCCTCTTCGTCGCCTTCATCTGGTTCGGGATCATCTCCCCGTCCGTGGTGATGCGCAACTTCGCCTCCCGGAGCGCCTTCGTCGCCCGCCGGTCCTCGATGTGGGCGACCCTGATCTACACCACGCTGTTCCTCTGCGGGGCGGTGGTGGCGATCGCCGGTGCGGCGATGGGCCGGGTGGACGAGCTGGAGAACCGCGACTTCATCTTCATCCTGGCCATCGAGGAGTACCTGCCGACGATCCTGGCCGGGGTCATGCTCGCCGGCCTGCTCGCGGCCATCATGTCCTCGGCCGACGCGATGCTCCTGGCGATCTCGGCCGGGGTCGCCCACGACATCTACAAGGGCGTGCTCAACCGGCAGGCCTCGGAGCGGTTCGTGACCGGCCTGGGCCTGGTGATGATGTTCGTCGCGGTGGGCATCGGGATCGTCATCGCCGTCGACCCGCCGGGGCTCATCGCCGTCATGGTCGGCTGGGTCGGCGGGTTCCTCCTGTCCAGCTTCGGGGCCCCGCTCGTCCTCGGACTGTGGTGGCGGCGTGCGACGAGCGCGGGAGCGCTGGCGGCGATGCTGGGCGGCGCGGGGGTCTTCGTCGTCCTCATGCTCGGCGGGTGGCTCCCGACCAACGCCGAACCCGTCCTGGCGGCGCCTGCCAGCCTGGCCATCATGATCGTGGTCAGCCTCCTCACCGGCCCCGCGACCCGCGAGCAGCGTGAGCTGGTCGACCGGTACCACGCGGTGGCACCGGGCGCCGGCGCCTCGGACTGA
- the rsmI gene encoding 16S rRNA (cytidine(1402)-2'-O)-methyltransferase, producing MPEPALVLAATPIGDSRDASPRLLDELTSADVVAAEDTRRLRRLTDRLGIEVGGEVVSYHEHNEAARTPELVARIEGGDRVLLVTDAGMPSVSDPGYRLVQACVAADVPVTCVPGPSAVLMALAVSGLPVDRFCFEGFLPRKAGERERVLAEVADDPRTMVFFEAPHRLAATLTAMATVLGEDRSAAVCRELTKTYEEVRRGTLAELAAWAADGVKGEITVVVAGRPRGAAATTDPADVIPEVRERVAAGERLKDVTRDLAGRTGLSARAIYDEAIRSR from the coding sequence ATGCCCGAGCCCGCCCTCGTCCTGGCCGCCACCCCGATCGGGGACTCCCGCGACGCCAGCCCGCGTCTGCTCGACGAGCTGACCAGCGCCGACGTCGTCGCCGCCGAGGACACCCGCCGGCTGCGTCGGCTGACCGACCGGCTCGGGATCGAGGTCGGTGGCGAGGTCGTGAGCTACCACGAGCACAACGAGGCCGCCCGCACGCCCGAGCTGGTCGCGCGGATCGAGGGCGGTGACCGGGTGCTGCTCGTGACGGACGCCGGTATGCCCTCGGTGTCCGACCCCGGCTACCGCCTGGTCCAGGCGTGCGTCGCGGCCGACGTCCCGGTGACCTGCGTGCCCGGCCCGTCGGCGGTGCTCATGGCGCTCGCGGTGAGCGGCCTGCCGGTCGACCGCTTCTGCTTCGAGGGCTTCCTGCCGAGGAAGGCCGGGGAGCGCGAGCGCGTGCTGGCCGAGGTCGCCGACGACCCGCGCACCATGGTCTTCTTCGAGGCACCTCACCGGCTCGCCGCGACACTGACCGCCATGGCGACGGTGCTCGGCGAGGACCGGTCCGCCGCCGTCTGCCGGGAGCTGACCAAGACCTACGAGGAGGTGCGGCGCGGCACGCTGGCCGAGCTCGCGGCCTGGGCCGCCGACGGGGTCAAGGGCGAGATCACCGTGGTCGTGGCCGGTCGCCCGCGGGGAGCGGCGGCGACCACCGACCCGGCCGACGTCATACCCGAGGTGCGGGAGCGGGTCGCCGCCGGGGAGCGGCTCAAGGACGTCACTCGGGACCTGGCCGGGCGGACGGGCCTGTCCGCGCGGGCGATCTACGACGAGGCCATCCGCTCCCGCTGA
- a CDS encoding DUF4126 domain-containing protein produces the protein MLAALTGAGLSAAAGLNAYIPFILVALIARFTDVINLPHQYAWIESNWAIGIAAVLLLSEVVLDKVALVDHINDAVGTFVRPATGGLIFAATTAAEDFEQGSSFMRDNPWVGVLLGIITAGIVHTGKAVSRPVVNAGTAGMGTPVVSAAEDGAAVTLSLVAIFLPVLVIFLLLLLLWGGVVLWRRSRARRRHRDQLMADAGYS, from the coding sequence GTGCTCGCTGCCCTCACCGGAGCCGGCCTGTCGGCTGCGGCGGGGCTGAACGCCTACATCCCGTTCATCCTCGTCGCGCTGATCGCACGCTTCACCGACGTCATCAATCTGCCGCACCAGTACGCCTGGATCGAGTCCAACTGGGCCATCGGCATCGCCGCCGTGCTGCTGCTCTCGGAGGTCGTGCTCGACAAGGTCGCGCTCGTCGACCACATCAACGACGCCGTCGGCACCTTCGTCCGCCCGGCGACCGGTGGCCTCATCTTCGCCGCCACCACGGCGGCCGAGGACTTCGAGCAGGGCTCGTCCTTCATGCGGGACAACCCCTGGGTGGGCGTGCTGCTCGGCATCATCACCGCCGGGATCGTGCACACCGGCAAGGCGGTCAGCCGCCCGGTCGTCAACGCCGGCACGGCGGGCATGGGCACCCCGGTCGTTTCGGCCGCCGAGGACGGTGCGGCGGTCACCCTGTCGCTCGTCGCGATCTTCCTGCCGGTCCTCGTGATCTTCCTGCTCCTGCTGCTCCTGTGGGGCGGGGTCGTGCTGTGGCGGCGCAGCCGCGCCCGCAGGCGTCACCGGGACCAGCTGATGGCGGACGCCGGCTACAGCTGA
- a CDS encoding peptidoglycan-binding domain-containing protein — MNVEPWRDLSPGDAAPLVVRGMQFLLRERGASLVVDGLFGPLTAAAVAAVQSDQGLPSTGDVDTATWVALVVPTGPGSSGEAVRGVQGFDPGGRVGVPALAVDGVYGPDTAAAVAEFQRRWGLTIDGLAGQETWSFFSTRRAGAHIWGMAKVGHTQDDNWRVRAVQHLLNHRGASLDVDGSYGPLTGEAMRQWQLTQRAQFVSTTCGQLDWPGLIATARLGDTGDHVRAVQSMLPGLAEDGAFGPLTDAAVREFQGMFAPPVDGVVGPLTWRALTVPKGE, encoded by the coding sequence ATGAACGTCGAACCGTGGAGGGACCTGTCCCCGGGGGACGCGGCCCCGCTCGTCGTGCGAGGTATGCAGTTCCTCCTGCGGGAGCGCGGCGCGTCCCTCGTCGTCGACGGGCTCTTCGGGCCCCTGACCGCGGCGGCCGTCGCGGCCGTCCAGTCCGACCAGGGGCTGCCGTCGACCGGGGACGTCGACACCGCGACCTGGGTCGCGCTCGTCGTCCCCACCGGTCCCGGCTCCAGCGGCGAGGCGGTGCGCGGGGTGCAGGGCTTCGACCCCGGCGGGCGCGTCGGCGTGCCCGCGCTCGCGGTGGACGGGGTGTACGGGCCGGACACCGCCGCGGCCGTCGCCGAGTTCCAGCGCCGGTGGGGGCTGACGATCGACGGCCTCGCCGGCCAGGAGACGTGGTCGTTCTTCTCGACCCGCCGTGCCGGGGCACACATCTGGGGCATGGCCAAGGTCGGCCACACCCAGGACGACAACTGGCGGGTCCGGGCGGTGCAGCACCTGCTGAACCACCGCGGCGCCAGTCTTGACGTCGACGGCAGCTACGGTCCGCTCACCGGTGAGGCGATGCGGCAGTGGCAGCTGACCCAGCGCGCGCAGTTCGTCTCCACGACGTGCGGGCAGCTCGACTGGCCCGGCCTCATCGCCACCGCACGGCTCGGCGACACCGGCGACCACGTGCGGGCGGTGCAGTCGATGCTGCCCGGGCTCGCCGAGGACGGCGCCTTCGGACCCCTCACCGACGCCGCGGTCCGGGAGTTCCAGGGCATGTTCGCCCCGCCGGTCGACGGCGTCGTCGGGCCCCTGACCTGGCGCGCCCTCACGGTGCCGAAGGGGGAGTAG
- a CDS encoding SigE family RNA polymerase sigma factor, translating into MRSTHEQEFVEFFDSSSSRLLSAAWMLTGDGHVAEELVQEAMARTYARWSRVRCGNPAAYTRRTIVNLHTDRWRKRRREVLTDAVPERATSDDPMSVDLVRALARLPRRERECVVLRHYLDLSEAETARTLGVGVGSVKKYAMNGRRALRELLEGVESHD; encoded by the coding sequence ATGCGGTCCACGCACGAGCAGGAGTTCGTGGAGTTCTTCGACTCCAGCTCCTCGCGGCTGCTCAGCGCGGCCTGGATGCTCACCGGGGACGGCCACGTCGCCGAGGAGCTCGTCCAGGAGGCGATGGCACGGACGTACGCCCGATGGTCCAGGGTGCGCTGCGGGAACCCTGCCGCCTACACCCGGCGGACCATCGTCAACCTGCACACCGACCGCTGGCGCAAGCGGCGCCGCGAGGTGCTCACCGACGCGGTGCCCGAGCGGGCCACGTCCGACGACCCGATGTCGGTCGACCTCGTCCGTGCCCTGGCCCGGCTGCCCCGGCGTGAGCGCGAGTGCGTCGTGCTGCGTCACTACCTCGACCTCTCCGAGGCCGAGACGGCGCGCACGCTCGGTGTGGGGGTCGGCAGCGTCAAGAAGTATGCGATGAACGGTCGCCGCGCGCTGCGCGAGCTGCTGGAGGGAGTGGAGTCCCATGACTGA
- the metG gene encoding methionine--tRNA ligase, with the protein MSHVLSAVAWPYANGPRHIGHVAGFGVPSDVFSRYMRMAGHEVLMVSGSDEHGTPILVQADKAGQSPQEFIDTNHALIAADLTALGVSYDLYTRTTTANHDDVVQRMFLACHRNGYLIEQTQQVAISPSTGRTLPDRYIEGTCPICGYAEARGDQCDNCGNQLDPAELKDPRSKINGETPEFRDTQHFFLDLPALADALGEWLDGREQSGLWRPNVIRFSQNILSEIRPRPITRDIDWGITIPLDGWRENPTKKLYVWFDAVIGYLSASVEWARRLPGDQGERWREWWNGSDALTYYFMGKDNITFHSQIWPAEMLAHNGQGSKGGETGPFGELTLPTEVVSSEFLTMEGRQFSTSRNVVIYVRDVLERYQPDALRYFLSAAAPETADSDFSWPEFVKRTNTELVAGWGNLVNRTASMIAKNFGEIPEPGDLKDVDRALLDQVREGFGTVGGLIATHKQKAALAEAMRLVGEANAYVSTTEPFKLKGDDQRERLATVLHTLAQVVVDLNTILSPYLPHSSTAVHRALGGEGDFQPMPRLETVTDLDDSSRPDYPVITGDYSAAPRWEHRPVEVGAPVAKPSPIFTKLDPSVVEEERARLGLVDDPAGAAV; encoded by the coding sequence ATGAGTCACGTCCTGTCCGCGGTCGCCTGGCCGTATGCCAACGGCCCGCGCCACATCGGTCACGTCGCCGGCTTCGGGGTGCCCTCCGACGTCTTCAGCCGCTACATGCGGATGGCGGGGCACGAGGTGCTCATGGTGTCCGGTTCGGACGAGCACGGCACGCCGATCCTGGTCCAGGCGGACAAGGCGGGGCAGAGCCCGCAGGAGTTCATCGACACCAACCACGCGCTCATCGCGGCCGACCTCACCGCGCTCGGGGTGTCCTACGACCTCTACACGCGCACCACGACGGCCAACCACGACGACGTCGTGCAGCGGATGTTCCTCGCCTGCCACCGCAACGGCTACCTCATCGAGCAGACCCAGCAGGTCGCGATCAGCCCCTCGACTGGCCGGACGCTGCCGGACCGCTACATCGAGGGCACCTGCCCGATCTGCGGGTATGCCGAGGCGCGCGGCGACCAGTGCGACAACTGCGGCAACCAGCTCGACCCGGCCGAGCTGAAGGACCCGCGCTCCAAGATCAACGGTGAGACGCCGGAGTTCCGCGACACGCAGCACTTCTTCCTCGACCTGCCGGCGCTTGCGGACGCGCTCGGGGAGTGGCTCGACGGGCGGGAACAGAGCGGGCTGTGGCGGCCCAACGTCATCCGCTTCTCGCAGAACATCCTGTCCGAGATCCGGCCACGGCCGATCACCCGGGACATCGACTGGGGCATCACGATCCCGCTCGACGGCTGGCGGGAGAACCCGACGAAGAAGCTCTACGTCTGGTTCGACGCCGTCATCGGCTACCTGTCCGCATCGGTGGAGTGGGCCCGGCGGCTGCCGGGCGACCAGGGCGAGCGCTGGCGCGAGTGGTGGAACGGCTCGGATGCCCTGACCTACTACTTCATGGGCAAGGACAACATCACCTTCCACTCCCAGATCTGGCCGGCCGAGATGCTGGCCCACAACGGCCAGGGCAGCAAGGGCGGTGAGACCGGTCCCTTCGGCGAGCTCACCCTCCCGACCGAGGTGGTCTCCAGCGAGTTCCTCACCATGGAGGGCCGGCAGTTCTCCACCTCGCGCAACGTCGTCATCTACGTCCGCGACGTGCTGGAGCGCTACCAGCCCGATGCGCTGCGCTACTTCCTCTCCGCCGCCGCGCCGGAGACGGCCGACTCCGACTTCTCCTGGCCCGAGTTCGTCAAGCGGACCAACACCGAGCTGGTCGCGGGCTGGGGCAACCTGGTCAACCGGACCGCCTCGATGATCGCGAAGAACTTCGGCGAGATCCCCGAGCCCGGTGACCTCAAGGACGTCGACCGGGCCCTGCTCGACCAGGTCCGTGAGGGCTTCGGCACGGTCGGCGGGCTCATCGCGACCCACAAGCAGAAGGCGGCGCTGGCCGAGGCGATGCGGCTGGTTGGTGAGGCCAATGCCTACGTCTCGACGACGGAGCCCTTCAAGCTCAAGGGGGACGACCAGCGCGAGCGCCTGGCGACGGTGCTGCACACCCTCGCGCAGGTCGTCGTCGACCTCAACACGATCCTGTCGCCCTACCTGCCGCACAGCTCGACCGCCGTGCACCGGGCGCTCGGCGGCGAGGGCGACTTCCAGCCGATGCCGCGGCTGGAGACGGTCACCGACCTCGACGACAGCTCGCGGCCGGACTACCCGGTCATCACCGGCGACTACTCCGCCGCGCCGCGCTGGGAGCACCGCCCGGTCGAGGTGGGTGCGCCGGTGGCCAAGCCGTCGCCGATCTTCACCAAGCTCGACCCCTCGGTGGTCGAGGAGGAGCGGGCCCGCTTGGGGCTGGTCGACGACCCCGCCGGCGCCGCGGTATGA
- a CDS encoding TatD family hydrolase, whose protein sequence is MSDERLADRPPAPDPLPIAVADNHCHLDTQREGAERLPVEQVVREAAAVGVDRLVQIGCDIEAARWTVQVVDEHPAVLGGVAIHPNEAPGHEATGDLDAAIDEIGALAGHTRIRVIGETGLDYFRTGEEGVAAQQHSFRRHIALAKELGLALQIHDRDAHDDVLRILAEEGAPEKTVLHCFSGDMEMARECVRRGYYLSFAGTVTFKSAKDLRNALAVTPVEHLLVETDAPYLTPTPHRGQVNAPYLVPLTVRAMAATLNTSVPQLCEALSATSEAVYGPW, encoded by the coding sequence ATGAGTGACGAGCGGCTGGCCGACCGGCCGCCGGCTCCTGACCCGCTACCGATCGCCGTGGCGGACAACCACTGCCATCTGGACACGCAGCGCGAGGGGGCTGAGCGCCTCCCGGTCGAGCAGGTGGTCCGTGAGGCCGCAGCCGTGGGCGTCGACCGGCTGGTCCAGATCGGCTGCGACATCGAGGCGGCGCGCTGGACCGTCCAGGTCGTGGACGAGCACCCGGCGGTGCTCGGCGGGGTCGCCATCCATCCCAACGAGGCCCCGGGTCATGAGGCCACCGGGGACCTCGACGCGGCGATCGACGAGATCGGCGCGCTGGCGGGGCATACCCGGATCCGGGTGATCGGGGAGACCGGCCTGGACTACTTCCGGACCGGCGAGGAGGGCGTCGCCGCGCAGCAGCACTCCTTCCGCCGGCACATCGCGCTGGCCAAGGAGCTCGGCCTCGCGCTGCAGATCCACGACCGGGACGCCCACGACGACGTGCTGCGCATCCTCGCCGAGGAAGGTGCCCCGGAGAAGACGGTGCTGCACTGCTTCTCCGGCGACATGGAGATGGCTCGCGAGTGCGTCCGCCGCGGCTACTACCTGTCGTTCGCGGGCACCGTGACCTTCAAGAGCGCCAAGGACCTGCGCAACGCCCTGGCGGTGACGCCGGTCGAGCACCTGCTCGTCGAGACCGACGCGCCCTACCTCACACCCACGCCGCACCGCGGCCAGGTCAACGCGCCCTACCTCGTCCCGCTCACGGTGCGGGCGATGGCCGCGACGCTCAACACCTCGGTGCCGCAGCTGTGCGAGGCCCTCTCGGCGACCAGCGAGGCGGTCTACGGCCCCTGGTGA